The Syngnathus typhle isolate RoL2023-S1 ecotype Sweden linkage group LG14, RoL_Styp_1.0, whole genome shotgun sequence genome segment GCTGAGTAAGTTTTCGCGTATGTGGTTGTCAGGCAGTGCCACCTGGTGGCGAAGTTTGTGTCCTACGCATGTACGGCACTTCGTCACGTTGTTGACAAAACACAATCTTTAACCGCCCAAGTCCACTTGATTATTTGGTTCTAATTTTGAGTTGAGGCTGACAACCGTAGGCTACTACTGAAATGCAAAATTTCAACGAGTCGGACACACCTGCGTTATCGACCAAACAAGGCAGCTGTGACGCTATCAAGGTTGGCTTGATTTTAACGTTATAGCTAACTGTGCACAAAATGGGCGGCATCTTTCTTTGCACATTCGCCCACATGGTGTCCTTTATGGCTATTTTAGTGTTTGCCCAGTGCCCACGTGTATTTTTGAAGCTATCAACGTGTCTCACATCAACTCCACCTGTAGCTTCAAGATATTATAATATCTTGACTACTATAGTACTACATGAAATTTTATGGTCAACTGAATTGGCatcttaaaaatataaataaatattacgaCAAAATTCTGAACTTTGTGTACAAGCAAGCTATGTCACCTATTCCTAGGGTCgagaaaaaataatgtaaaaCGGTCCTAAACGCGCATGACAAATACTTTCGTGTCACCCTGGCTTTTAAATCGAGCGCACCCTTAGCTTGCCCACTTTGGCCGTTGGATGCTTGCGCGTTGAAAAGGGCGGAGATTCCGTGGGCATATGAAAGAGTTATTTCTATCAGCCGCGGGACAGCACCAATATTCAGTGAATATTATTCACGTTTGATTGTTGCTTTGCAACATCAAATGACTGGTAGGTCGaaatttgtcattgttttttatgTTTAAACTTCAGTTAGTGCCATCgcaatgtattttgttttatcaCTAATATTGccataaatgtcattttaaatatgcAGCCattatgggttttttttgttttgttttgtttgaaaagGTCGAATTAAGTTTGCCTGTAAAATGTATAGTTGATTTTAGTTTCATCTTGAAAATACATCCGAACGACAAATGAACTTTGTTACATACGGATGCATGCATCACGAGTGCCACAATTGCGTGTCCTTGTTGGTGTGGTTTTATCACTTGGTTAGAATGTGTGTAGTTTGGCACAATTTTATCTGTGCAGAAAAAGGCTCTTTTTGATGCTACATCCAGCTTCCGTTTTGCAGCGGGCATGTCTGGGCAAAACATCGCTGATGATAGGGCCATTTTACCTCctgaattttgtttttaaaaaaaatagtgctcAAGTTCATACACTTATTACACATAACTGACGTGTATGGTTCAATAAATGTGGGTGCAAAAATATCCCATTTAAAGAGTTTCATTTTTCTAGTGTGGGTCTTTAAAATGGAGTGCATCATTACATTCATGAAGCGTTTATGGAGCACTGCTTTTAGAGTTACTAAACAACTGTGATGTAGTTGCAGGCATGGGTCACCTCTTGTCCTACCGCAATTGCCTCCTGCTGCTCTGCATCTTTTCCAACTGGATACCAGCAACCACCGGGCTCTTTGAATGGCTGAGGCAGACTGAGCATCCTCCAGCAGAAACagcgcctcctcctccatctgcaGATGCCATTCTAGCAAAGGAAGCACAGTTTGAAATGTCAACCGCTGATGAGAGGTTCCTGTCTGAGGCCAAGCAGATGGAGCTCAGTCCTCTAGACAGCTGCCACCACAAGGTAATCACAACATTGGCACTAACAATTGAGGCAAATAGTGACGTTTTGTTGATTTCCAGATGTTCTCACGGTCGTATCGTACAAATGGCATTTCGAGAAAGGTTTAACATGCTGTTCTGTGTAGGTGGTTGCTCAGTTAAAAGTGAGCTGTGAAGGTCTCTCAGAAGAGGAACTGGCGAAACTGGGTGTCACATTGTTCAACTGCCAGGCACAGATTGAAGGGCGCACAACGTATCCATGTACACAACACATGGTAAGCCGTAAAATGTACACAACACATGGTAAGCTGTGAAATTCCACACTACTATAAATGACCAAGTTCTGTGCATGTCTACTTATTGTCTGGTCCTCCCAAATAACTGCTCTCTATATGGCATTGTACTAGTACTGTAACCTGAATTATGGGAAGCAAAAATGCTTCCATTACTTTAAGGTGATGGTTATGTTTACCATTTGCAATTTCAGAGCATAAAGGAATGCACAGCAGCGATGGACCCGGACACGTGGAACGCCTATCACATTGTGAGCAACAGGGCTCGCGCCGTGTGCTACGCGAGTCGCCAGCAACTCTTTCGGCTCAGGGCAGAGCACACCATAAACATGCTCATCTCCACAGCTGCCAGCCAACTAGCTGCAATGGAAGACCTCAAGGTAGCATGCATGCGTTTTCTGTTTGACCAGAATTACAATTACTTTTTTGGGATACTGGTTTGAGTGttttgtgtcaggatggccAATTGGAGCTAAGAGAGCTGACTGCAGCGTCACTGGACCGGCTCCTGAAGGGCCACGGTGAGCTCCAGACTCAGCAGGTCAAGCTGCATAAAGGCCAGAGTCAAATGCAAAGTGACCTGAGAGACAACCTGCAGCGTCTGGCTCAGGAGAAAGCCCTCATTGCCTCAGGACAAGAACTGGTGGCCCGGCTCATCCGGGAAATTACCGATCGAATGGGTGAGAGCTTTTGTGCTTCTTTGGCTCCTATTGGAGAGGAGTTAGCAGTGGGTTCAAAGTGTGAGTCAAGCTCAAATCTTTATAACGTGCAGTGGGAACGTCCCGCTTTTGATTCCTTTCGTCAGAATATGCAGAAGACCCAATCCCACACAAGCTACCTGATTTGTAAGTTTTAGCGGCTGCGGTTGTGAACCAGTCCGATCCTGCCTTTTGTGCTGCAGCGCTTGTTCGTGAGAATGTGCAGATGCAAGGCTCCCAAGTGCAGGACAGACACAGAGCCGTCGTTCAAGATCTGGAGCACGTCAGACACCAAGCTCAGGACATTCAGCAAAAACTAGGTATCAAAAGTCCAATCTGACGCTTGCAAGTTAGATGAGTCAGTTTTGACATGAGGCGACCCGTGTCTTCAGACGACAGCGTGTCAGAATTTGTCCAGTACCGAGAGCGGACTTTGCGCTACTACGCCGATGTCATGAGCAAACTGGAAAGGACGAACATCAGTCTGGGTGTGGTGCTGCGCTTCTTGGACGAAACGCGGGGCCACATAGAACAACGGCTCGACACCATTCGAGGTTACCTCGATTGGGCAGGTGAGTTACACTTGCTGATCAGGTCGTCTCCCCTTCTCGAAGTGGCATTTGTTGCCTTTCCAGGTTTCAGTGTCACCGCCATGTGGACGTGCGTCACACACGCCGGCTATTTCCTGCTGTTTGCTGTCCTCCAGTCGTTCCTGTGTTGTCCGGTCTTCTCTCGGGCCGCGTTGCTGCTTACTGTGCCCTTGAACGCAGCGGCTGAGGTCAACGGGCAGCCAGCGCTGGATCCGGCGAGTCTTGGCTTCCTGATGGTCATGCTTTGGCTTGGTATGAGCTTGAAGCCGGTTGGCAGCACAATTGGACGGATGGCATGTTGATCTGTTGCAGCTCTGTTTTTTTTGGGCTCAGGACACTGGTTTGTCAGCCAGTTACGGGTTCAATTTCCGAGCAGAGGCAGAGCGTCTGCTGCATTCCCATTTGAAACGGTGGAGCCACGAGGATCCTGCGACACATACCCGCAATCCTCAACACCACACAAGTGAGTCTGCCAAGCTTCTTTGTTGCCAAAAAGGATAGAGTACACAGCACTCTATTTCACAGCACCTCACGGCATCTTTTTGTCCTCAGGAAAGAGTACTGTTGCAGTGGACAGAACCAGCTGCTGAAGCAAGAAACCGGTACGTCAAGTTTGAATCCATCAAATCGTCCAAGAAGGTTGTAAGAACGGCTCGGACGGAATGTTCTCGTGCCATGCAGGTGATCTTGCTGCAGCTGCGGGATCTTCCCACAGGAAACTGGCAGCAAGTGGACCAGCGCATCACTGCCTTCCTCCTTTTCTAGCCCACCCTGTTCTTTCAGCAGTAAGCTCATATAAGGAAGGTTGCAATCGCAGCATCGTAATAATTGACTCTTGTCTGTTTTCAAGGGTTTGATTGACGATATTCCTTGCAGAAAGCCTTTTGACTCTTTGAATGACTCTCACTTGACGAATGACTCAAGAAGCGCATCTCCCTTGCCATCAATGAGCACCAGGTCAGTGGCTCTTGCTTGTTGCGCCAAGTAACTGTTGAAAGCAAAGTTGTTGTTTGGCATTCAAGAGAAGTCTTATGCTGATATGCCCAACGGTTATTGCGTGAATTTATGTGGAAAAATGCCATTGCCGGTCTTTTCAGCTCTCTATTAGGGCGTCCGTTCTGCAAGTCGATCACCAAAGCAAGGAAGGTGTGCAAAAAGAGAGCGGTGTTTGGACAAGATTACTGCAGAATCCATCAAGACAAACTCGACTTCTCTTCACTCATCAACTAAAATGTGACTTTGAAATTTGTACGTTTATGTATAGCTTACTTTTTAACCCCCTTCCAGGCACTAACTGTCCTTTTTAAACAATTTGTAATAAATTGAAATTGCAAAACTTGTTTTACTCAGATGATACACTTCCCAAGAGTAAAAACAGATTTGAGTTGGGCAGGCCATTTAATGTGGAACTGCGGCAAACTACGAAGAATCGATCGGATTTTCCCCGCATGATACACACATGGCAATGAAATTCATGTTTGCTTTTTGTAATCTTCTGGACACCTTGGTCTCTGCAGCTGGGCGAGCGCGGTCACCTGGCCACTCTCCATCCTGCCACGCGGATTTGTCCACCACTCGTCGACAACTTCACTTGCGAGCTGTGTCGTAGTGTGTAACAAACCAGTCGCAGGTTTCCTTGAGAGCTGGTAGAAAGGCAGAAGTCAGGTGACAACCTTGATCCAAAACTGCCGCTGGAAACGTTTCCCCTCATGGTCCCACCTTGTTTGAAGGGCGTGAAGTGGAAATGTGGAAGGTAGCCACACAGCTTTGCATTACTGGCTGTCTTTCTGAACTGCCCATCCGATTTGCTGCGATCGTACTGCAGCGATGGTCAAGGAAACGAGAGCCATTTCTTAATGGCATGACATCAACGGCATGTCTCATACAGTTTCACTCCTGTCCAATTTAGTGAGTTATGCAAATCAAATAACTTTCCCTGAGGAATGACATCCAGACACCTGCTGCAGCAGTAAACATGACCATATATTGTATTTTAGGATACAACCACTTGGCCTTTAAAGTCCAATGCTTGCACAACCGTGTCGGCCGCTTCTTTGATTGACACTTCGTCTTCCTCCCCGACTTGCATCGACAGACAAGACGGTTTCATTGTCATTCCGGATATTCCGAGTCGGCGATGCATGCGCTACAAAGACTTACCGGAAAGGATGATGGGGTCCACCTCAGGATACTCTCTCAAAACCCAGAGGAAGAGGCGAGCCAAGTCCAAAGAGTAAATGAACTGCCTTTTGGGAGTGCCGGAGCCCCAGACCACCAAGGGCTTGTTCTCCTCTGACAACAGTGCAGAGACACACAATAGCCTGCACTTATTTTGGACACGTCATAGGGTCTTGGATGAAAAACACTTGAAGTGACGCTACTGCTTGAAATGTCAATTTAAGTCAAGCGCCGAAGCTGTGCATCCCCAATTGCCTGCATGAAAAGTTGCACCTTACTTTTGGCAATGTAGGTTTTATGAATTAGGCCCGGCAGCACGTGGCCATCTTCAATGCTGAAGTTGTCATGGGGACCAAACACATTTGTGGGGATGACAGCCGTGTAGCAGCGTCCATGCTGCTGGAAGTAGGCCCTGCACGACATCAATGCAACTCATTTGACGTTGGAAATCGAGACAATGAGTTGAAAAGTGCAAATTACAAAAAGATGTCTGTAAACACTGACACGAGCCTAATAAAAGCCAGCACAAGTGTATGCTTGCAAattcgaaaaaaaaatcaaaacaccaGGCTAAGATTTGGGTAGGATGGTGAATTGACCTTTAAACTCAGCTAGCAAAATTACCAGTAACCAGTTAGTTATTCCTATGACGACAAAGTGCAAAGATGTTTTGTTGAGAACTGCAACTTTAGAGCTCTGAAATGTTGTGTCCTTCCTCCTTTGCAGTTAAGTCAATAGTCACATAAGCACTCAGTATGCCCACCTGTTGTGGACATCTAACATTCTTTTTGCATAGGCATAGCCAAAGTTGGACTCGTGAGGTGGGCCATTATGGATCTGCGGGGTGAAAGAAACACATTCAAGCTGAATGAGACTGTGCATATGACACAATTCGGATACAAACAGGAAATTCTGGAGGGGCCCCTTCAtaattttatgaattttctGTATAGTGACCATTAAAATATAttgtgtaaaaacaaaacatggaaaaaaacatgtttcagcaGCATAGGAAAGAGAAGCCAGTGATGTCAGCCTTATTCTGAATTACCTTCCAAAAGCGCAACTTAATATACAGACACTTCTTCTGACATTGATTCTGTTTTTACTAATTATGAACAAATCAGAGTCCAACCACTGTTTTAGAAGGGATTATTTGTCTGATGTTGTCAAAACACCTCAAACAGTCACCAGAGTAGCATTGCTGCTGTAAAACACACCCAATAAACGCCACCGCTTACCATAGTCTCATTGATGGGATATGCGGTCTTATCAGGAAATATGCAGGTGGACAGACAGGAGACGACCTTAAGCACACCTACTTCATGTGCGGCCTGCAGCACATTGTCATTGATGTGGATGTTATTCCTCTGAGGAGAAGAGATACTACAGTTGCTGGAGGTGACGATTTTGATCAAGAGTGCCAAAACAACAAAGTGCACTTTCATGTACCCAAAAGTCCAGGTTACGCTTCAAGTTTTTGAAAAGGCCCCCCACCATGGCGGCCAGGTGGATAACATGGGTGGGCTGGTGTTTCCTGAACACTTCCTGCGTCTCTTGCATGCTCCTATAAGACACAAGCATCGAGATTAGAGACCTTTGACAGCAACTTTCAAATAAGAGTTGAGTGAGTGATTGTGTGCCCACGTGAGGTCGGCATCTTTGGAGGAGAGGAAGATCCACTCTTCACCTTCGTAGCCTGCCCCTTCCTCTTTCACCACATGTTGTATGGCCATCCCCACCAAGCCGGAGCCTCCAGTCACCAACACCTTCATCTGGCCACTGACAGCTCTACTGGACATTAACCAGAAGAAGATAGACTACCTTTTAAATTGCGTAGCATCGGACAAATTGACTGTACTGGGCAATGAAACTACAGTGAGATAAGTGGTAAATAGAGAGAACTTTGACAGCCGCAAATGTTGATTATTGTATATTTGAACATTCAACGCAATGATtccattctaaaaaaaaaaataggaggaACACTTGTGCGAGTTCTAAGTGTAATCGCCAGAACTAAACTAGTCGCTACGTTTCAGGTTAAAATCAATGTAGCTAACACATTACATTTTAGcaagcatgtatgtatgtaaccGCATAAAATGTATACCTCCGCGTGGAAACTCTTTTCACTTGGCCTCTTTTCTACAACAACGTGCTTATCGTACGAAAGCAAAAAACAATTTAACCGTCAATCGAGCTCGGTGGTTTAACAACACAACATCGCCACTACAAAGATGTAACAACAAACTGACACTTCCGGATTTGCCTTCAGATTAAAACTAAATTGCCATTTTGTTTAACGGAAGTTATAGTTTAGAGCAGTGTTTCCAAAcctttttttcattcacggcacaccttttcattggaaagaaatctcgaggcacaccaccaacaaaaatctgttaagtgttacaccagcttctatattaaaatcagttatattacatCAAAAGACGTAAAgatctattcctatctataagaaaggtaaagacccaatgattgtcacacacatctcggtgtggtgaaatttgtctgtatatatatatatgtatggagagtcgaataattgaataaaaataaatactaaatattctttaaattgtatttcttttgtaaataaaagtgacagtttttGAAAAAAGGTTCAGACAGTGTAAGtaataaactattgaaagtgattgtgatcAAAATCCTAAAGAATCAATGACtttttttactgttttagactagcTATAAGTATTGCACCAttaagaacaaagtcacttttaaagacgcTCTGCTGATCTCAGCGGCTGAGTGGCTATCACAGTCGAGGTGTCTCTACTtgactgtgtattttatgttggtGAAAAATGAACAATCCAGGTTCTCTCGTTGAACTACATACTCTGATTTCCAACGGACGAAAACGCACCACAGCCGTCATAGTGTCACTGTTAGTAAAAgtacacagcaacacacacataaactgagtatgtgccgatgccataacatgaaatctcaagattctccgatttgccacgcatgcacgattagcaagtggctgaccaggccttgcgctaactgaccagtggtttgacgatcctgtttacaatgcgctccgtaattaaggttggacaatttcccacggcacagctaagcatctctcacggcacactGTACGGGAAACACTGAATTAGAGCACCGTTATAGCTAACTGCAGGGAacccgtccatccattttcaatactgcttgtccccacgggggtcgcgggcgtgctggagcctatcccagcattcatcgggcagtaggcgggggacagcctgaatcggttgccagccaatcgcagggcagacagagagacacaaccatttgcactcacacccaGGGGCAATTTATAGAGCTCAATCTGCCTACCaagcataccgttttttccatgtataatgcgcccccatgtataatacgcaccctaaaaatggcatgttgatgctggaaaaaagcctgtgcccatgtataatacgcccccaaattttgactcctacttaagtccgtgaacgtaaagttatttcagaaaaaagatcatctttgggaacaaccggatgttattctgccggtcagtatcactgcgcatgcgctagcatactaaATAGCGAAgtaatgtttcggatttgtgtagggtacattgtgcgagcatacgagcaggtgatctagcaagcgtctgatacgagagcattgtgttcgtatggagcgtgtttgaagtgaacagcagagaagaaagcgcatctgtaatgtcggcctccgtatgatatccggatttaaaaaaaaaaaaaaaaattttttttttttttttgacccatgtataatgcgcaccccagattttaggacaataaatttgttaaattttgcgcattatacatggaaaaaaacggtattcttgGGATCTGGgaggagtgcccggagaaaacccacgcgggcatggggagaacatgcaaactttacACAGGAACCCCCACAATAAATATGTattcattgtgtgtgcgtgtgtaaaatTACACAAAGCCCCATTTGAAATAAAGCTTCTAAATGTTCAACGTGGATTTACTGATGTTGCCTTCTTTTACACCATTTTGCCACTCTTGCTTGGTGCTATTAGTTTTTCCCCCCACTAGAAGAAAAAagtaaaagacaacaaaaatatCAAGTCACTACAAACTTGTGAAAAGTGCCGGAGTTAccccaaataaagttcagatATTTGAGGAAGCTTTCATTGACATTTGTTGTACTGATTATATGTATTATAAtatgtgatatatatatatatatatatagatatatatatatatagatatatagactatagacatatatatatatatatatgcgcgTGTGTATTAGTTTTCATCATTTTCAGTCTTTGTtgcattattgttattttatgttcTGTATAAAGTGCTTTGTTATAGctgcagctgttgtgaaatgcaCTACATAAAAAACTTTAATTGTATTATAATGTAGGGaaattgcaatgttttttgtgtgtaagcACACATCCAAAATAAAGAGATGACATGTGTCAGGTAGgagttcttttttctttcaacacaAATGTCCAACAGAGTAGAAGACGATGACCGTATTCCACTCGATTGTTCGTGTAACACtctggtttttctttttccatacaAGATGTGAAAGTATACACATCATCTAGATCAAGACACCTcagcaaaagcaaacaaaaaaaagaatgtacaCGTCAGGATATCAGGGTTAACGTACCCTGAACACTTTCTCCCAAATATTTTCATTGCCCCAAAAGAATTAGAAGCTGCAAGTGCATCAAACCGATGGAGAACA includes the following:
- the LOC133167519 gene encoding GDP-L-fucose synthase-like isoform X2, whose amino-acid sequence is MKVLVTGGSGLVGMAIQHVVKEEGAGYEGEEWIFLSSKDADLTSMQETQEVFRKHQPTHVIHLAAMVGGLFKNLKRNLDFWRNNIHINDNVLQAAHEVGVLKVVSCLSTCIFPDKTAYPINETMIHNGPPHESNFGYAYAKRMLDVHNRAYFQQHGRCYTAVIPTNVFGPHDNFSIEDGHVLPGLIHKTYIAKKENKPLVVWGSGTPKRQFIYSLDLARLFLWVLREYPEVDPIILSVGEEDEVSIKEAADTVVQALDFKGQVVYDRSKSDGQFRKTASNAKLCGYLPHFHFTPFKQALKETCDWFVTHYDTARK
- the bmb gene encoding protein brambleberry isoform X2, which produces MGHLLSYRNCLLLLCIFSNWIPATTGLFEWLRQTEHPPAETAPPPPSADAILAKEAQFEMSTADERFLSEAKQMELSPLDSCHHKVVAQLKVSCEGLSEEELAKLGVTLFNCQAQIEGRTTYPCTQHMSIKECTAAMDPDTWNAYHIVSNRARAVCYASRQQLFRLRAEHTINMLISTAASQLAAMEDLKDGQLELRELTAASLDRLLKGHGELQTQQVKLHKGQSQMQSDLRDNLQRLAQEKALIASGQELVARLIREITDRMALVRENVQMQGSQVQDRHRAVVQDLEHVRHQAQDIQQKLDDSVSEFVQYRERTLRYYADVMSKLERTNISLGVVLRFLDETRGHIEQRLDTIRGYLDWAGELHLLIRSSPLLEVAFVAFPGFSVTAMWTCVTHAGYFLLFAVLQSFLCCPVFSRAALLLTVPLNAAAEVNGQPALDPASLGFLMVMLWLGHWFVSQLRVQFPSRGRASAAFPFETVEPRGSCDTYPQSSTPHKKEYCCSGQNQLLKQETGDLAAAAGSSHRKLAASGPAHHCLPPFLAHPVLSAGLIDDIPCRKPFDSLNDSHLTNDSRSASPLPSMSTSSLLGRPFCKSITKARKVCKKRAVFGQDYCRIHQDKLDFSSLIN
- the LOC133167519 gene encoding GDP-L-fucose synthase-like isoform X1; amino-acid sequence: MLSCAVGNCPTLITERIVNRIVKPLSCQWPDEGVGDWRLRLGGDGHTTCGERGRGRLRRSMQETQEVFRKHQPTHVIHLAAMVGGLFKNLKRNLDFWRNNIHINDNVLQAAHEVGVLKVVSCLSTCIFPDKTAYPINETMIHNGPPHESNFGYAYAKRMLDVHNRAYFQQHGRCYTAVIPTNVFGPHDNFSIEDGHVLPGLIHKTYIAKKENKPLVVWGSGTPKRQFIYSLDLARLFLWVLREYPEVDPIILSVGEEDEVSIKEAADTVVQALDFKGQVVYDRSKSDGQFRKTASNAKLCGYLPHFHFTPFKQALKETCDWFVTHYDTARK
- the bmb gene encoding protein brambleberry isoform X1 encodes the protein MTVAGMGHLLSYRNCLLLLCIFSNWIPATTGLFEWLRQTEHPPAETAPPPPSADAILAKEAQFEMSTADERFLSEAKQMELSPLDSCHHKVVAQLKVSCEGLSEEELAKLGVTLFNCQAQIEGRTTYPCTQHMSIKECTAAMDPDTWNAYHIVSNRARAVCYASRQQLFRLRAEHTINMLISTAASQLAAMEDLKDGQLELRELTAASLDRLLKGHGELQTQQVKLHKGQSQMQSDLRDNLQRLAQEKALIASGQELVARLIREITDRMALVRENVQMQGSQVQDRHRAVVQDLEHVRHQAQDIQQKLDDSVSEFVQYRERTLRYYADVMSKLERTNISLGVVLRFLDETRGHIEQRLDTIRGYLDWAGELHLLIRSSPLLEVAFVAFPGFSVTAMWTCVTHAGYFLLFAVLQSFLCCPVFSRAALLLTVPLNAAAEVNGQPALDPASLGFLMVMLWLGHWFVSQLRVQFPSRGRASAAFPFETVEPRGSCDTYPQSSTPHKKEYCCSGQNQLLKQETGDLAAAAGSSHRKLAASGPAHHCLPPFLAHPVLSAGLIDDIPCRKPFDSLNDSHLTNDSRSASPLPSMSTSSLLGRPFCKSITKARKVCKKRAVFGQDYCRIHQDKLDFSSLIN
- the bmb gene encoding protein brambleberry isoform X3, giving the protein MTVAGMGHLLSYRNCLLLLCIFSNWIPATTGLFEWLRQTEHPPAETAPPPPSADAILAKEAQFEMSTADERFLSEAKQMELSPLDSCHHKVVAQLKVSCEGLSEEELAKLGVTLFNCQAQIEGRTTYPCTQHMSIKECTAAMDPDTWNAYHIVSNRARAVCYASRQQLFRLRAEHTINMLISTAASQLAAMEDLKDGQLELRELTAASLDRLLKGHGELQTQQVKLHKGQSQMQSDLRDNLQRLAQEKALIASGQELVARLIREITDRMALVRENVQMQGSQVQDRHRAVVQDLEHVRHQAQDIQQKLDDSVSEFVQYRERTLRYYADVMSKLERTNISLGVVLRFLDETRGHIEQRLDTIRGYLDWAGFSVTAMWTCVTHAGYFLLFAVLQSFLCCPVFSRAALLLTVPLNAAAEVNGQPALDPASLGFLMVMLWLGHWFVSQLRVQFPSRGRASAAFPFETVEPRGSCDTYPQSSTPHKKEYCCSGQNQLLKQETGDLAAAAGSSHRKLAASGPAHHCLPPFLAHPVLSAGLIDDIPCRKPFDSLNDSHLTNDSRSASPLPSMSTSSLLGRPFCKSITKARKVCKKRAVFGQDYCRIHQDKLDFSSLIN